A region from the Lycium barbarum isolate Lr01 chromosome 8, ASM1917538v2, whole genome shotgun sequence genome encodes:
- the LOC132605804 gene encoding SMR domain-containing protein At5g58720, translated as MKDQNKRSKSCNNKQVEVVVNGSLPAGDSDVGGVESSILNALTDAFSNVSVEEAKCAYNEANGDLNKAMEILGDIEERKEEDKITSCSSSSGNVGSSNSDVSFGGHSVVQRKAKAKKLVAATGSVSMMIGKDYVRTTPKKSGSKFKGGENLSNDEVEQFLCSMLGEDSDLSLAVVQDVLCQCGYEVDKALSVLLELSASSNEQPKLSDCSANWKEEAVFLHSSDGLTDRTSDSTSHSSEGEVQDNVWFWGPPGRNLYAGNSAHSSSSTAGNSVAELPQEILESLFNMPTHKSAEHEPTTMNWKNVVKKMTSLGQRFGSCPNDIPPPQHTHAEGAEYQLYRETAKQHWESMRSHFQKATTAFSNGQKEHAAYLADQGRLHNRKAQEADEKASRDIFAARNKNIENMITIDLHGQHVKPAMRLLKLHLLFGAFVRSVRLFRVITGCGAHGLGKSKLKNSVIELLKKERIEWTEENRGMLLIKLDGRMNFSFLDVDDDDDN; from the exons atgaaggatCAGAATAAGAGATCGAAAAGTTGTAATAATAAACAAGTTGAGGTTGTTGTTAACGGTTCGTTGCCAGCTGGCGATAGCGATGTAGGCGGTGTGGAGAGTAGTATTTTGAACGCGTTAACGGATGCGTTTAGTAATGTATCGGTTGAGGAAGCGAAATGTGCGTATAATGAGGCGAACGGGGACTTGAATAAGGCGATGGAGATTCTTGGAGATATAGAGGAGAGGAAGGAAGAGGATAAGATCACTAGTTGCTCGAGTTCGAGTGGAAATGTTGGTTCGAGTAACTCGGACGTGTCTTTTGGGGGTCATTCGGTGGTTCAGCGGAAAGCTAAGGCGAAGAAGTTGGTAGCTGCGACTGGATCGGTATCGATGATGATAGGGAAGGATTACGTGAGGACAACTCCGAAGAAGAGTGGTTCGAAATTCAAGGGTGGTGAAAATTTGAGCAACGATGAGGTCGAGCAGTTTTTGTGTTCTATGCTTGGAGAGGACTCTGATTTGAGCTTAGCCGTCGTCCAAGATGTTTTAT GTCAATGCGGATACGAAGTTGACAAG GCTCTGAGTGTGTTGCTTGAATTATCAGCCTCCTCTAATGAGCAACCTAAGCTTAGTGACTGTAGTGCAAACTGGAAAGAAGAGGCAGTTTTTCTTCATTCAAGTGATGGT CTTACTGATAGGACATCTGATTCTACTTCTCATTCATCTGAAGGCGAAGTTCAAGATAATGTGTGGTTTTGGGGGCCTCCTGGCAG GAATCTGTATGCTGGAAACTCAGCACATTCGTCATCATCTACAGCAGGAAATTCTGTGGCAGAACTTCCTCAAGAAATCTTGGAATCTTTGTTTAATATGCCAACCCATAAGAGTGCTGAACACGAACCAACTACTATGAACTGGAAGAATGTAGTGAAGAAAATGACATCTTTGGGACAAAGGTTTGGATCCTGTCCTAATGATATTCCACCACCGCAGCATACTCATG CTGAGGGAGCTGAGTATCAGCTGTACAGGGAAACTGCAAAGCAACACTGGGAGTCAATGAGATCCCATTTTCAGAAG GCTACAACAGCTTTTTCAAATGGCCAAAAAGAACATGCTGCTTATCTTGCCGATCAG GGTAGGCTACATAACAGAAAGGCGCAAGAGGCTGATGAGAAGGCTAGCCGGGATATATTTGCAGCTAG AAACAAGAACATAGAGAACATGATAACTATTGACTTGCATGGGCAACATGTCAAACCAGCAATGAGGCTTTTGAAACTGCACCTTCTGTTTGGAGCGTTTGTGCGCT CTGTTAGGTTGTTCAGGGTTATCACTGGATGTGGGGCGCATGGCCTTGGGAAGTCAAAGCTGAAAAACTCG GTAATTGAACTTTTGAAGAAAGAACGTATTGAATGGACTGAGGAGAATAGAGGAATGTTGCTCATCAAGCTCGATGGACGAATGAATTTTAGCTTTCTAGATgtcgatgacgatgatgataactGA